In Limisalsivibrio acetivorans, one genomic interval encodes:
- a CDS encoding YqiA/YcfP family alpha/beta fold hydrolase — protein sequence MRVLYFAGLSHVIENNINLQNSSKLVYLSKFLDVDVFSHTGMLPDADGYDAFIGSSFGGFFALWGAARYGITGIGINPSLLLPERIEHHKQIFPEQLSIFSRESLNAMRMENPHGDLHVLINMDDEVLGAENVIREAGKNGMKTLAYNKGGHEAVNFSEEMLPNIKEILKI from the coding sequence ATGAGAGTGCTTTACTTCGCCGGCCTAAGCCACGTAATAGAAAACAATATCAACCTTCAGAACAGCTCGAAGCTTGTGTACCTGAGCAAATTTCTGGATGTAGATGTGTTCAGCCATACCGGTATGCTTCCCGATGCAGATGGATACGATGCCTTTATCGGCTCATCCTTCGGCGGATTTTTCGCCCTATGGGGAGCCGCAAGATACGGGATAACTGGTATAGGCATAAACCCCTCCCTCCTTCTTCCCGAACGTATCGAACACCATAAGCAGATCTTCCCCGAACAGCTCAGCATATTCAGCCGAGAAAGCCTTAACGCAATGCGCATGGAGAATCCCCACGGCGATCTCCATGTTCTTATCAACATGGATGACGAGGTTCTCGGTGCAGAAAATGTTATTCGAGAGGCTGGCAAAAATGGAATGAAAACATTAGCTTACAATAAAGGGGGGCATGAGGCTGTGAACTTTTCAGAGGAGATGCTTCCGAACATAAAGGAGATACTTAAGATATGA
- a CDS encoding tRNA dihydrouridine synthase, whose product MTLNPRSDNTILRLLDNNRLIAAPLAGITTPPFRKMLRDFHDGIIYTEMISVEGLIRMGAKTLEYLRLNDADHPVGIQLFGGKPESYPEAVRVAEECSSPDFYDINMGCPVKKVIKGGSGSALLCDLPRAGKIISALRRATDKPVTVKIRLGWDRDSLIYNELIRIAAEEGADAVTLHGRTKTEMFSGVPDYELIADAVANSSISVIGNGNVADVESMRRMEQTGCDGIMIGRGLMKMPWIFESLRNGKNPEGYLSGPQLYELLLKLYDYTEEFAEGKKFIDAYKKYSVWFSKGFHGSSDFRTRVYKCGDESSLKKCMKDFFLTSDPV is encoded by the coding sequence ATGACACTCAACCCGAGATCGGATAACACCATACTCCGGCTCCTTGATAATAACAGGCTAATCGCCGCACCCCTTGCCGGAATAACAACTCCCCCTTTCAGAAAAATGCTCCGGGATTTCCATGATGGGATTATATACACAGAGATGATCTCCGTCGAAGGCCTCATACGCATGGGTGCAAAGACCCTTGAATACCTTCGTCTTAACGATGCGGATCACCCTGTGGGAATACAGCTCTTCGGCGGAAAGCCGGAATCATACCCCGAAGCGGTTCGTGTTGCCGAGGAATGCAGCAGCCCCGATTTCTACGATATTAACATGGGCTGCCCCGTTAAGAAGGTTATCAAAGGGGGTAGCGGCTCCGCCCTCCTGTGCGACCTTCCCAGAGCAGGGAAAATAATCTCTGCACTCCGCAGAGCTACGGATAAACCCGTCACCGTAAAGATCCGCCTCGGCTGGGATAGGGATTCACTCATATATAACGAGCTCATCCGAATTGCCGCCGAGGAAGGGGCAGACGCTGTAACCCTCCACGGCAGAACTAAAACAGAGATGTTCTCAGGTGTACCCGACTATGAACTCATCGCAGATGCTGTAGCCAACAGCTCCATCTCCGTTATTGGAAACGGTAATGTTGCGGATGTAGAATCCATGAGAAGGATGGAGCAGACAGGATGCGACGGAATAATGATAGGCAGGGGGCTTATGAAGATGCCCTGGATCTTCGAATCACTCCGAAACGGAAAAAACCCCGAAGGATACCTTTCGGGCCCCCAGCTTTATGAACTGCTTCTCAAGCTCTACGACTACACCGAAGAATTCGCTGAAGGGAAAAAATTCATCGATGCCTATAAGAAATACAGCGTATGGTTTTCCAAGGGTTTCCACGGTTCATCGGATTTTCGTACTAGGGTGTACAAATGCGGTGATGAATCCTCACTAAAAAAGTGTATGAAAGACTTTTTTCTTACTAGCGATCCGGTATAA
- a CDS encoding TIGR04282 family arsenosugar biosynthesis glycosyltransferase — MKEAVCVFVKNPVPGKVKTRLAEGVGNEKAAGIYRIMASEAIAVAEKSGADTMIFVSPVDEIDDAKNSLGLEGKKVLPQEGEDLGIRMLKAFETVFEMGYDRAVLIGTDIPSIDYLMLREALDSLHTSSAVIGPADDGGYYLIGFKKDTLSEKAFLDMTWSHSEVTGNTVARLEEEGYEYFVLPELIDIDDYDDLKRYMEEEGINSEMVEAFKGVMENGDGTKV, encoded by the coding sequence ATGAAAGAAGCTGTATGCGTTTTTGTTAAAAACCCGGTTCCGGGAAAGGTTAAAACCAGACTTGCGGAGGGGGTTGGCAATGAAAAAGCTGCCGGCATATATAGGATAATGGCCAGCGAGGCTATTGCTGTGGCAGAGAAATCCGGTGCGGATACCATGATATTCGTGTCCCCCGTAGATGAAATTGACGACGCTAAGAACAGCCTCGGCCTTGAGGGGAAGAAGGTTCTCCCCCAGGAGGGTGAGGATCTGGGGATAAGGATGCTTAAGGCTTTTGAAACCGTATTCGAGATGGGCTATGACAGGGCCGTGCTCATCGGTACAGATATCCCCTCCATAGACTACCTGATGCTCAGGGAGGCACTGGACAGCCTGCACACAAGCTCTGCTGTGATAGGACCGGCAGATGACGGCGGGTATTACCTGATAGGATTCAAGAAGGACACCCTCTCCGAAAAAGCGTTTCTCGATATGACATGGAGCCACAGTGAGGTTACCGGCAACACTGTGGCAAGGCTTGAGGAGGAGGGGTATGAGTATTTTGTTCTCCCCGAACTCATAGACATAGATGACTACGACGATCTGAAACGATACATGGAAGAAGAGGGAATAAACTCCGAAATGGTAGAGGCGTTTAAAGGCGTCATGGAGAATGGAGATGGCACAAAGGTATGA
- a CDS encoding AEC family transporter: protein MGNIILLVVCFLAGMIMRRSGRFPSGSATVLNQFIINISLPALALLHIHELKIDLSLAFPITMAWIVFLVSVVFFLIVGKAMGLGRQSIGCLMLSGGFGNTSFVGIPMINAYYGASLVGIGVLADQAGSFLCLSTLGIFTAAKFSSGKLSFAQVLKKVAMFPPFQALVVAVLLKPVEYPEWLIITLSELGSTITPLALVSVGFQLHLGYMKGALGKLGVGLLYKLAVAPVVIYILFVWLMGGTGEIVQVTVFEAAMGPMVTSSIVAMDYDLDPPLATLMLGIGIPLSFITLPVWFYLLGGV from the coding sequence GTGGGTAATATAATTCTTCTTGTTGTGTGTTTTCTTGCGGGCATGATAATGCGCCGGTCGGGAAGGTTCCCCTCAGGTTCAGCCACGGTACTCAATCAGTTCATTATCAATATCTCGCTCCCCGCACTCGCACTGCTCCATATCCACGAACTCAAGATAGACCTTTCCCTCGCCTTCCCCATAACGATGGCCTGGATAGTCTTTCTTGTGAGCGTTGTGTTTTTCCTCATAGTGGGCAAGGCTATGGGTCTGGGAAGGCAGAGTATCGGATGCCTTATGCTCTCCGGCGGGTTCGGAAATACATCCTTCGTCGGCATACCTATGATTAACGCATACTACGGTGCATCCCTTGTGGGCATAGGCGTTCTGGCGGATCAGGCGGGCTCTTTCCTCTGCCTCTCAACATTAGGGATTTTCACTGCGGCAAAATTCTCATCCGGTAAACTCAGCTTTGCCCAGGTGCTCAAAAAGGTCGCTATGTTCCCCCCCTTTCAAGCACTTGTGGTGGCAGTTTTGCTTAAGCCGGTGGAGTATCCCGAATGGCTTATAATAACTCTGTCGGAGCTCGGTTCCACCATAACACCCCTTGCGCTGGTTTCGGTGGGCTTTCAGCTTCACCTCGGCTATATGAAAGGGGCATTGGGTAAGCTCGGTGTCGGTCTGTTGTATAAGCTTGCAGTGGCACCTGTTGTGATATATATCCTCTTTGTCTGGCTCATGGGGGGCACTGGGGAGATCGTGCAGGTAACCGTCTTCGAGGCAGCCATGGGGCCGATGGTCACCTCCAGCATCGTTGCCATGGACTACGATCTAGACCCTCCGCTAGCCACACTTATGCTGGGCATCGGGATTCCACTTTCGTTTATTACACTCCCCGTCTGGTTTTATCTCCTCGGTGGAGTCTAA
- a CDS encoding TVP38/TMEM64 family protein, whose product MKRLLILALVVTLILILRYSGLGDAITFEALKENREILLERVNSNYALSAMGFIFLYIVVTGFSLPGAAVLTLSSGFLFGMPQGWLFSVAGATIGALAAFLISRYLLGNWVQRTWPHRLERFNEDFRQNGAMYLLTMRLIPAFPFFLINFFAGLTRVRVSTYIWTTAIGIAPGGFVYAFAGRQLGTIDNLGDIVSGRMLAALALLGLLSLAPVIYRKLLRR is encoded by the coding sequence TTGAAAAGGCTTCTGATACTAGCCCTCGTTGTTACCCTCATCCTCATCCTTCGCTACAGCGGCCTTGGGGATGCGATAACCTTCGAGGCACTCAAGGAAAACCGTGAGATACTCCTTGAGCGGGTAAACTCAAACTACGCCCTCAGCGCCATGGGATTTATCTTTTTATATATTGTTGTTACAGGGTTCTCCCTTCCTGGTGCGGCTGTGCTGACCCTCTCCTCGGGCTTCCTCTTCGGCATGCCCCAGGGGTGGCTCTTCTCTGTGGCAGGGGCCACCATAGGTGCTTTGGCCGCCTTTCTGATATCCCGATACCTGCTGGGGAACTGGGTACAAAGGACATGGCCCCACAGGCTTGAGAGATTCAATGAGGACTTCCGGCAGAACGGCGCAATGTATCTTCTCACGATGCGCCTTATTCCAGCTTTCCCCTTCTTTCTAATCAACTTCTTTGCCGGACTCACAAGAGTGAGGGTCTCCACATATATCTGGACAACGGCAATCGGAATCGCACCGGGGGGCTTTGTATACGCCTTTGCCGGAAGACAGCTGGGAACCATCGACAATCTCGGAGACATCGTATCCGGACGAATGCTCGCCGCCCTCGCCCTGCTCGGTCTGCTGAGCCTTGCGCCGGTAATCTACAGGAAGCTGTTGCGCCGATGA
- a CDS encoding PAS domain-containing hybrid sensor histidine kinase/response regulator — MRLKLILTSLVSVTAVALLVAYSVLTLRIANTKDTHNQLTGYTYTKISSSFFEKHRSEITKLASLETVGKHLKLGENPHDIHIITKSFQDLSGALFTGIIQNSGALEVFAADQSNRYIKTSMSEHDLFIKGMKGNGLVSPNYDSVLDKRYITFSSPVFYNGEPDPVGVAFAKFSTESIGNVLEGYPYPAALMTPEGVVFVSNVEEWLFKTAFESNESTQKPQRLEGVKLGSIPQKLDSDIISLSGIKYRTIISEIGSDPDNRWYLFTAYPAGPHDGLTSLQTNLISVTGLFVLVMLFIILLYTKSQHALVKSEEQYRKIFENAQEGIFQINTSGEIISINPSLARIFGYYSTQEIIDNNVRVTDELYNDPKDRQKLLDLLRTHGKIKDYEVRVRRNDNKDIWVMIQARSVRNSQNEIIYYEGLVEDVTQRKESDLKLRKAYDELERKVIERTAELEEINSELVRAKETADSATAAKSRFLANMSHEIRTPINSIIGASDMAMNEELPSHTEYLVKIIHSSAYSLMGIINDILDFSKIEAGKMEVDNKPMKLNSIIRKSVTLFTSRSEEKKIEIFTDCDPDIPVTVIGDPVRFQQIISNLLSNATKFTGYGGFIMVSTKLVNKSANAVQVRINVEDNGIGIPKEKVDALFEPFIQSDFSTTRKYGGTGLGLTITKELVELMGGTISLDSEKGRGSCFSIIIRFPIQNEEPEEQPEILNPRQVVLFDENREFTLRISRLLQHLGIPCERAESDAELIELSIPGGCIIICSPESLEKSLDISQINDIRENNSFIFMLSSGDKNLPLTPSATISKPIFRDMLMEKLALVNSKGDEQSQLEAEDSEFDIDFDLNGYKILIAEDNIVNQNIALAILQKEGAEVFTAMNGVEACRLAERGGFHIILMDVQMPEMDGLEATARLRQSFTKEQLPIIAMTAHASEEDREACYAAGMNFYLSKPVSRVKLLEAVKMFG; from the coding sequence ATGAGGCTGAAACTTATACTTACAAGTCTGGTTTCCGTTACAGCCGTGGCCCTGCTTGTGGCGTATTCTGTTCTTACTTTGCGCATCGCAAACACAAAAGACACGCATAACCAGCTTACAGGTTATACATATACAAAGATAAGCTCATCCTTCTTTGAAAAACATCGCTCCGAGATAACAAAACTCGCCTCGCTGGAAACTGTAGGGAAACACCTGAAACTCGGCGAAAACCCTCACGATATACACATCATAACCAAAAGCTTTCAGGATCTTTCCGGTGCACTCTTTACTGGGATAATCCAAAACAGCGGGGCTCTTGAGGTATTCGCTGCCGATCAATCAAACAGATACATAAAAACTTCCATGTCAGAGCACGATCTCTTCATAAAGGGTATGAAGGGTAACGGGCTTGTATCCCCCAACTACGACAGTGTACTGGATAAACGCTACATTACCTTCTCTTCACCGGTATTCTATAATGGAGAGCCGGACCCTGTTGGTGTTGCCTTTGCCAAATTCTCCACAGAAAGCATCGGAAATGTACTTGAAGGATACCCCTACCCCGCCGCACTGATGACACCGGAGGGGGTTGTCTTCGTCTCCAATGTTGAGGAGTGGCTCTTTAAAACCGCCTTTGAAAGTAATGAGAGCACTCAGAAGCCCCAGCGCCTTGAAGGGGTAAAGCTCGGCAGTATCCCCCAGAAACTTGACAGCGATATAATATCACTCAGCGGGATAAAATACAGAACCATTATCAGCGAAATCGGCTCAGATCCCGACAACCGCTGGTATCTTTTCACAGCGTACCCCGCCGGACCCCACGACGGCCTCACAAGTCTGCAGACCAATCTAATTTCCGTAACTGGGCTGTTTGTCCTAGTCATGCTTTTCATCATACTCCTTTACACAAAGAGCCAGCACGCCCTTGTAAAGTCCGAAGAACAGTACAGAAAGATATTCGAAAACGCCCAGGAAGGTATTTTCCAGATAAACACAAGCGGCGAAATAATAAGCATAAACCCCTCCCTCGCAAGGATATTTGGTTATTACTCAACCCAGGAGATAATCGACAATAACGTCCGGGTTACCGATGAGCTATACAACGACCCCAAGGACAGACAGAAACTCCTCGACCTACTCAGAACCCACGGAAAGATTAAGGACTACGAGGTCAGAGTAAGACGGAATGACAACAAGGATATCTGGGTTATGATTCAGGCAAGATCAGTACGAAACAGCCAGAACGAGATAATTTATTATGAAGGCCTTGTTGAGGATGTGACGCAGAGGAAGGAGTCCGATCTTAAGCTTCGTAAGGCGTACGATGAACTCGAAAGGAAGGTTATAGAACGTACCGCAGAGCTTGAGGAGATAAACAGCGAACTGGTTAGAGCAAAGGAGACTGCCGATTCCGCCACAGCGGCGAAGAGCCGTTTCCTTGCGAATATGAGCCATGAGATAAGAACGCCCATAAACTCTATCATAGGCGCATCGGACATGGCGATGAATGAGGAGCTCCCGAGTCATACAGAGTATCTCGTCAAAATAATCCACTCCTCCGCCTACTCACTCATGGGAATAATAAACGATATCCTCGATTTCTCAAAGATCGAAGCAGGCAAGATGGAGGTGGATAACAAGCCGATGAAGCTCAACTCCATCATCCGTAAATCCGTAACCCTCTTCACCTCCCGTTCCGAAGAGAAAAAGATAGAGATATTTACCGACTGCGATCCGGATATCCCAGTCACTGTTATAGGAGATCCGGTACGTTTTCAGCAGATAATCTCAAACCTGCTAAGCAATGCCACAAAATTCACTGGTTACGGCGGGTTTATCATGGTCAGCACAAAGCTAGTCAATAAGTCAGCAAACGCCGTTCAGGTTCGGATAAACGTAGAGGACAACGGTATAGGCATCCCAAAAGAAAAGGTCGACGCCCTCTTTGAGCCCTTTATCCAGTCCGACTTTTCAACCACAAGAAAATACGGCGGAACTGGGCTCGGACTCACCATCACCAAAGAACTTGTGGAGCTTATGGGGGGAACCATAAGCCTCGATTCCGAAAAGGGGCGTGGAAGCTGTTTCAGTATTATCATCAGATTTCCCATTCAAAACGAAGAACCGGAAGAACAGCCTGAGATTTTAAACCCCAGGCAGGTTGTGCTGTTTGACGAAAACCGTGAATTCACCCTTCGCATAAGCCGCCTTCTCCAACACCTCGGCATACCTTGCGAGAGGGCTGAATCGGATGCCGAACTCATAGAACTCTCTATACCAGGAGGCTGTATCATCATCTGCTCCCCCGAATCATTGGAGAAGAGCCTAGATATAAGCCAGATTAACGATATACGTGAAAACAACAGCTTCATCTTCATGCTCAGCTCCGGTGACAAAAACCTCCCGCTTACTCCATCAGCGACAATCAGCAAACCGATATTCAGGGATATGCTCATGGAAAAGCTCGCTCTCGTAAACAGCAAAGGGGACGAACAGAGCCAGCTGGAAGCAGAGGACTCAGAGTTTGACATAGACTTCGATCTGAACGGATATAAAATCCTTATCGCAGAGGATAATATAGTAAATCAGAATATCGCCCTGGCTATCCTTCAGAAGGAGGGAGCAGAGGTTTTTACTGCAATGAACGGTGTAGAGGCGTGCAGGTTGGCGGAAAGAGGAGGCTTCCATATCATACTGATGGATGTACAGATGCCCGAGATGGACGGCCTTGAAGCAACGGCAAGACTACGCCAGAGTTTCACCAAAGAACAGCTCCCCATTATAGCTATGACAGCCCACGCCTCCGAAGAGGACAGAGAGGCTTGCTACGCCGCCGGGATGAACTTCTACCTGTCAAAGCCGGTCAGCAGGGTTAAACTGCTCGAAGCAGTAAAGATGTTCGGGTAG
- a CDS encoding dihydrolipoyl dehydrogenase family protein, whose amino-acid sequence MAQRYDLAVIGGGAAGFVSSKLASGMGKKVVLIENNRLGGECTWSGCVPSKALLRAASAAHAVKTADRYGIKTSGEVTDASGAFQYARDAVQNVYNGHRPEAFEEEGIELIFGSPSFRDEKSIEVNGEVIEADKFIIATGSSPFVPPVSGFDSEHLLTNSNFFEQTDIPESLLVIGGGSIGTEMASAMNRLGSAVTVVEMMPRILMPEDEEMSVRLQEMLTAEGVSFFTGTKAISAEIGSNQVVLEVEDSRKERRILKAQRILAASGRKANVDGLNLEAAGVEYTDKGIRVNEKLQTSNDRIFAAGDVAGPFQFSHMAEYQAKTAVMNALLPIAAKRVDYTHVGWCTFTDPELAHIGVTEAEAREELGDSIKVYTFSYSGADRGKTDGTETGYAKYIVDSGGRLVGAHILGARAGELIHEAQIIKSLGKPFKELYGMIHIYPTYSDVVKQPAKNAYIDSLMSNPFINLAKRFRGDGD is encoded by the coding sequence ATGGCACAAAGGTATGATCTCGCAGTTATAGGTGGTGGAGCGGCGGGGTTTGTTTCCTCCAAGCTCGCCTCCGGAATGGGAAAGAAGGTAGTTCTAATAGAGAACAACAGGCTCGGCGGTGAGTGCACATGGAGCGGATGCGTACCGAGTAAAGCTTTACTGAGAGCGGCTTCCGCCGCACATGCAGTTAAAACCGCCGACAGGTATGGGATTAAAACATCGGGAGAAGTAACCGATGCCTCAGGTGCCTTCCAGTACGCCAGAGATGCGGTGCAGAACGTTTACAACGGCCACAGACCGGAGGCCTTCGAAGAAGAAGGTATCGAGCTCATATTCGGCTCACCATCATTCAGGGATGAGAAGAGCATAGAGGTTAACGGCGAAGTTATTGAGGCAGATAAGTTTATCATCGCCACAGGCTCATCCCCATTCGTTCCACCAGTTTCAGGGTTTGACAGTGAGCACCTTCTCACAAACTCCAACTTCTTTGAGCAGACGGATATACCCGAGTCGCTTCTGGTTATCGGCGGCGGCTCCATAGGTACGGAGATGGCTTCTGCGATGAACAGGCTGGGTTCTGCTGTTACCGTTGTGGAGATGATGCCACGGATCCTTATGCCGGAGGATGAAGAGATGTCTGTTCGGCTCCAGGAGATGCTTACAGCGGAAGGTGTATCCTTTTTTACGGGCACAAAGGCCATTTCCGCAGAGATAGGAAGTAATCAAGTTGTCCTGGAAGTTGAGGACAGCAGAAAGGAACGCAGAATACTCAAGGCTCAGAGGATCCTCGCCGCCTCCGGCAGGAAGGCAAACGTGGACGGTCTGAACCTCGAGGCAGCCGGCGTTGAATATACAGATAAAGGGATACGGGTAAACGAGAAACTGCAGACTTCAAACGACCGGATCTTCGCCGCAGGTGATGTTGCAGGCCCCTTCCAGTTCAGCCACATGGCTGAGTATCAGGCGAAGACGGCCGTTATGAATGCGCTCCTGCCCATAGCGGCAAAGCGTGTGGACTATACCCATGTGGGGTGGTGCACCTTCACAGACCCCGAACTCGCCCATATCGGAGTAACCGAAGCGGAAGCCAGAGAGGAGCTCGGGGATTCGATCAAGGTCTACACATTCAGCTATTCAGGCGCAGACAGGGGAAAAACAGACGGAACGGAAACGGGTTACGCCAAATATATCGTAGACAGCGGCGGCAGACTCGTCGGTGCCCATATCCTCGGAGCAAGGGCCGGAGAGCTCATCCACGAGGCTCAGATAATAAAGAGCTTAGGTAAGCCTTTTAAGGAGCTTTACGGCATGATCCACATATATCCGACCTATTCCGATGTGGTAAAACAACCCGCCAAGAACGCCTATATAGACTCGCTTATGAGTAATCCATTCATCAATCTTGCGAAAAGGTTCCGGGGTGATGGAGATTGA
- a CDS encoding Tex family protein gives MIEIVASEFSKNKKSVENLIALHQDGNTVPFIARYRKEMTGGMEAEDIRNIIERFEYLVALEKRKEEVLAAIDEKGKLTDELKKAILDATTMKDLEDLYAPYKSKKKTKADIAREAGLQPLADWIKENDDLSALDSKCAEFIGENVESAEIALEMAKDIITEEIGHDPDTRTRIRELYHETGVLACSKRKDVTERTSYEDYYEFEQKAEEIPPHRVLAIFRGEREKILRVKINPDEEKCMAAILRNMGEKGIVQNDVTMKCASASYRKTLSVSAELDLRATLKDKGEEKAIEVFANNLKSLLLTPRVSGRVILGIDPAFRTGCKFAVVNDMGGLLDYGVIYPTKPQADYEGSRRTVTDMVRKYGVNSIVIGNGTASRETEEFVASVIEDSALELSYAIVSEAGASVYSAGSIAQKEFPDLDVSIRGAVSIARRVIDPLAELVKIEPRSIGVGMYQHDVNPKRLGESLENVVEDVVNSVGVDLNTASVSLLQYVAGLSRSLAERIVSTREKLGKFMSRKQLMEVEGIGEQTFKQCAGFLKVYDGEEPMDSMFIHPESYESAYLLLKKLNVSLANSELIKLALRNKNMKGLGKELDLGEFTLEDIIESLEKPDRDIRDDLDPLLFKKGVVNLEQLKAGMVLDGKVTNVVDFGAFVDIGLKNDGLVHISRLADRFVKHPSDIVSVGDNVKVRVLEVDKERGRVSLSMN, from the coding sequence ATGATTGAAATCGTTGCGTCAGAGTTTTCTAAAAACAAAAAAAGCGTAGAAAACCTCATAGCCCTCCATCAGGATGGAAACACAGTCCCCTTCATAGCCCGATACCGCAAGGAGATGACCGGTGGGATGGAAGCGGAGGATATACGTAACATTATAGAACGGTTCGAGTATCTTGTGGCCTTGGAAAAGCGTAAGGAAGAGGTGCTCGCCGCCATCGATGAAAAGGGCAAGCTCACCGATGAGCTCAAAAAGGCGATCCTCGATGCCACCACCATGAAGGATCTCGAGGATCTTTATGCACCCTATAAATCGAAGAAGAAGACCAAGGCGGATATAGCGAGGGAAGCGGGTCTGCAGCCCCTTGCGGACTGGATCAAGGAGAATGACGATCTATCAGCTCTCGATTCAAAGTGCGCAGAATTCATTGGTGAGAATGTGGAATCCGCCGAGATAGCACTTGAGATGGCAAAGGATATAATCACAGAAGAGATCGGACACGATCCGGATACCAGAACAAGGATAAGGGAGCTTTACCACGAAACTGGCGTCCTCGCTTGCTCCAAGCGCAAGGATGTCACCGAGCGTACATCCTATGAGGACTACTACGAGTTCGAACAGAAGGCGGAAGAGATACCACCGCACAGGGTTCTGGCGATATTTCGTGGCGAACGGGAGAAGATCCTCCGTGTGAAGATAAATCCCGATGAAGAAAAATGTATGGCGGCTATCCTCCGGAACATGGGCGAAAAAGGGATAGTTCAGAACGACGTGACTATGAAATGCGCCTCCGCATCATATAGGAAGACCCTCTCCGTTTCCGCAGAACTGGATCTGCGTGCAACCCTTAAGGACAAGGGTGAGGAAAAGGCGATTGAGGTCTTCGCAAACAACCTTAAAAGCCTCCTGCTTACACCAAGGGTCTCGGGCAGAGTTATTCTCGGGATCGACCCAGCATTCCGCACGGGGTGTAAGTTTGCCGTTGTCAACGATATGGGGGGACTGCTCGATTACGGCGTTATCTACCCCACCAAGCCCCAGGCGGATTACGAGGGGAGCAGGCGCACTGTTACAGATATGGTCAGAAAGTACGGCGTTAACTCCATCGTTATCGGAAACGGAACCGCAAGCCGCGAGACAGAGGAGTTCGTGGCATCGGTTATAGAGGACAGCGCCCTCGAATTAAGCTATGCCATTGTAAGCGAAGCGGGAGCAAGCGTATATTCTGCAGGCAGTATTGCCCAGAAGGAGTTCCCCGATCTGGATGTATCCATAAGGGGTGCGGTCTCCATCGCCAGACGTGTCATAGATCCCCTCGCAGAGCTGGTTAAGATAGAACCCAGATCCATCGGTGTAGGGATGTATCAGCATGATGTTAACCCGAAAAGACTGGGGGAATCACTGGAAAACGTTGTTGAGGATGTTGTGAACAGCGTTGGTGTGGACCTCAATACAGCCAGTGTGTCACTCCTCCAGTACGTTGCAGGGCTTAGCCGCAGTCTGGCTGAAAGGATCGTCAGCACGAGGGAAAAACTTGGCAAATTCATGAGCCGTAAACAGCTCATGGAGGTAGAAGGTATCGGTGAGCAGACCTTTAAGCAGTGTGCAGGCTTTCTTAAGGTCTATGACGGCGAAGAGCCCATGGACAGCATGTTCATCCACCCCGAAAGCTACGAATCCGCCTATCTTCTGCTTAAAAAGCTGAATGTATCGCTGGCAAACTCCGAACTTATCAAGCTGGCACTTCGTAATAAGAACATGAAAGGGCTCGGTAAGGAGCTTGATCTGGGTGAGTTCACCCTTGAAGATATTATAGAAAGCCTCGAAAAGCCGGACAGGGATATCAGGGACGATCTGGATCCACTCCTGTTCAAAAAGGGCGTTGTAAACCTCGAGCAGCTTAAGGCTGGTATGGTATTGGATGGTAAGGTTACAAACGTTGTGGACTTCGGCGCATTTGTGGACATTGGTCTGAAGAATGACGGCCTGGTTCATATCTCGCGTTTGGCGGACAGGTTCGTTAAACACCCTTCGGATATAGTCTCTGTGGGGGACAACGTTAAGGTGAGAGTGCTTGAGGTTGATAAGGAGCGGGGAAGGGTAAGTCTTAGTATGAACTAG